A segment of the Leptolyngbya sp. NIES-3755 genome:
GGCGCGAAATGAATTTCATCTGTATAAGGTCGTCTACGTCGAGACAACAGATTAGTGATTCTATAGAGCGATTGGAAAAGCGCGAATGTTAAGAATCTTGAGAAACCTCAACTCCCTGTCACCCTTCACAGGTACAGTCACAAATGGAATCATCTAACGAATAGGAAACTTTTCTTATGACAGGTTCATACGCAGCTTCATATCTGCCCTGGATTCTCATTCCCATTGTCACCTGGTTACTTCCCACGGTCGTCATGGGCTTGCTGTTCTTATACATCGAACGCGAAGATCCAACAGGCATCTAAGCCTCAAATTCCAAACGCATTAGCAAAACCAAAAGCCGCCCAATCTTGCATCAGGCGGCTTTCCTTGTTTGTAAAGTTCGGCTTACAGCGACGAACCCACACTCGTATAAGAACCGTAAAAGAACAGTCCCAATACACCGATCGCGCCCAAGCCAGCGACCGTTGCCACCAACCACAAAGGAATTCTTCCACCAGTCTGCATCGGTTTAACCTCCTAAATACGCAAGCTGAACAATTGAACCTTAGTTAAAGAAGTAGCTAGAGAACAAAATCCCCAGCGTAAAAATCAGCAAAAGACCCAGATATAGCGAAGTCCGGTTGAGTTCAACGGGTTGTTTGTTTGGGTTTGGAGAACCTTTAATCCCAGCCATGAGTCAAGCTCCTATCGTTGAATAAATTGCATTGATGCGATCGCGCCAATGAAAAAGATCGCCGGAACCGCCAAAGTATGCACAGCCAACCAGCGGACAGTAAAAATCGGATATGAAATCGGTTCGTTCGGAGTGTTGCTAGTCATTGTTTTTTAACCTCGTTAAACTACTTGCCAATCTCGGAAGTAAACTTGTCCACCTGTTGTTTTGCTTCAGAACGATTGCTTACGATCGGCAACTGCTCTTGACGTGCAGTCGGATAGTATTCATTCGGGCGAGGCGTTCCGAATACGTCGTAAGCCAAACCAGTGCTGACAAACAACCATCCTGCAATGAACAACGCAGGAATCGTGATGCTGTGAATGATCCAGTAGCGGATGCTTGTAACAATGTCCCCAAACGGACGTTCACCTGTAGTACCTGCCATGTTTCGCTCTCTCTCCAGAAGTCAACAAACAAAAACCTTATCTGTATCATACGGGACGGGAGATACGCCTCACAAGTGAATCCTTGAAAATTGATCTCCCATCTCCCAAAACTAAGCGGATTCGTACTTCAATAAAGTCCCGCGCTGACCCATGATGAACCCAGTCTTCGAGTCAAGAAAAACAATCTTGTAAAGGTTCGCTGGAATGTTCTCAACATCGCGATCTTTTTGCCAAGTCTTGCCTCCATCAAAACTTGCCAATAGATTGCCGCTACCGCCCACAATCCAAAGTTCTTCAGGAGTGCGGTATGCCAAATCTAACAGTCCCCAACTGGTCGAAAACTCAGGATTTTGAGGGTCTAACCAATCTTCAGGACTGTTTGAAGCGGTGAACTGAATTTGTCCCCCTCTCGCCAACATCCAAAGATGTCCATCCGGTGCAAATCCCATGTTTTGCAGCTTGCGTGAACTGTTGCGGTTAAAGGGTTGCCAAACGTTTTGACCCGGTTCCCAAGTTGAGAAGAAGTTTCCGGTAGAAGAAACGGCAATGTACTTGCCATCAGAAGTCCGATCGATACTCCGCATGACCCCAAACGCCTCAGACACCAGCGCTTTCCAGTTTTTACCGCCATCGGTCGTTTTATAAATCGCGCCCACGTCGGTGGTCATCTCAGCTTGATCATCCCCGATCGCAACAATCTTCTCCGGTGATCCAGGGAGCTTAGTGCTCAGAGGCAACCGCGCCCAAGACTTTCCACCATCGTCCGTGTGCAAGAGAATTGAAGGCTGACCTGCGATCCAACCATCATTCCCTGAGAAATTCACGGAAGTGAGACGATACTTCTGTTCACCCAGATCCAAAACTTTCTGCTGCCAAGACTTACCGCCATTGGTGGTTTCGAGTAGGGCAGAATTCGTTCCAACCATCCAGCCGTGTTTCTGATCCACAAAGCTGATGTCGAGCATATTTTCCTCAACAGGTAGCTCCACCACCTGCCACGGATTATTTGCAACAGCGGGCAAAAACCCCTTACAGCCAGTCGCCAGGAAGACAACCGCTAACAAAATCACAAACTGTTTCCAGGCTCTCAAAATCCGATACATCGCACTTGATCTCAGTAAATAAAGGGTTCAATTCCGTTGCACTACTGCAAACCGTAAAGACTTAAGAAGAAAATAAATCCTAAAATCAGTCCGCCAAAAATCAGAAGGTTCTTTTGCCCTGGGGTCATGGTGTTTACCCCGAACCCATAACTCAGATTTTGCTTAAATCCAGAGGGGGCATTCAGCGGTCCGACATTCTGAAATCGCTTTTTCGGAGCGCTACACACTGGGCATTTCCAGGTCAGCGGCAAATCCTCAAACGCAACTCCAGCGGCAATACCATTGCGATCGTCGCCTTTAGTTGGCTCGTAGGTATACCCACAAGCCGCACATTCATGACGATCGAGATCTTTCGGATCAAGCGGCTTAATCTCAGTCTCCACCGCATTTTCTTGGGAATCAGCAGCTTCGGTACTCATGGCAAAATGTCAGGGAGTAACCCAAACCTTAAAGTGTTCGTTAATTATTATGACATTATGAGATCCTTCTCAAACGTCGAATAATTTCATCGATCGACATATACTTTCTTCAGAACTGCCCCAAATCTCGATAGATTCTGCTCAATGGCTTCGATTCAGAACCAATTGTAAGTAATCCTTGATTTGGTGGGTATTTCAGCGCACCATGATAAATTGCAACACTCTATAATAGTGAGAGTGTAAAGCAACGTAACCAGTCCATTTTTGTAGA
Coding sequences within it:
- a CDS encoding cytochrome b559 beta subunit (ab initio prediction:Prodigal:2.6;~similar to AA sequence:cyanobase_aa:tsr1542), which translates into the protein MTSNTPNEPISYPIFTVRWLAVHTLAVPAIFFIGAIASMQFIQR
- a CDS encoding photosystem I reaction center subunit VIII (ab initio prediction:Prodigal:2.6;~similar to AA sequence:cyanobase_aa:cce_3962), translating into MTGSYAASYLPWILIPIVTWLLPTVVMGLLFLYIEREDPTGI
- a CDS encoding rubredoxin-type Fe(Cys)4 protein (similar to AA sequence:cyanobase_aa:LBDG_13480), producing MSTEAADSQENAVETEIKPLDPKDLDRHECAACGYTYEPTKGDDRNGIAAGVAFEDLPLTWKCPVCSAPKKRFQNVGPLNAPSGFKQNLSYGFGVNTMTPGQKNLLIFGGLILGFIFFLSLYGLQ
- a CDS encoding Ycf48-like protein (similar to AA sequence:cyanobase_aa:LBDG_13490) → MYRILRAWKQFVILLAVVFLATGCKGFLPAVANNPWQVVELPVEENMLDISFVDQKHGWMVGTNSALLETTNGGKSWQQKVLDLGEQKYRLTSVNFSGNDGWIAGQPSILLHTDDGGKSWARLPLSTKLPGSPEKIVAIGDDQAEMTTDVGAIYKTTDGGKNWKALVSEAFGVMRSIDRTSDGKYIAVSSTGNFFSTWEPGQNVWQPFNRNSSRKLQNMGFAPDGHLWMLARGGQIQFTASNSPEDWLDPQNPEFSTSWGLLDLAYRTPEELWIVGGSGNLLASFDGGKTWQKDRDVENIPANLYKIVFLDSKTGFIMGQRGTLLKYESA
- a CDS encoding photosystem II PsbJ protein (ab initio prediction:Prodigal:2.6;~similar to AA sequence:cyanobase_aa:tsr1544); its protein translation is MQTGGRIPLWLVATVAGLGAIGVLGLFFYGSYTSVGSSL
- a CDS encoding photosystem II PsbL protein (ab initio prediction:Prodigal:2.6;~similar to AA sequence:cyanobase_aa:NIES39_A08070) — translated: MAGIKGSPNPNKQPVELNRTSLYLGLLLIFTLGILFSSYFFN
- a CDS encoding cytochrome b559 subunit alpha (similar to AA sequence:cyanobase_aa:LBDG_13500), whose amino-acid sequence is MAGTTGERPFGDIVTSIRYWIIHSITIPALFIAGWLFVSTGLAYDVFGTPRPNEYYPTARQEQLPIVSNRSEAKQQVDKFTSEIGK